The genome window AAGCGATCGCCATTTCTACGACCACCACCGCCTCTGAAAGAATCTTTGTTGTTTTCACGAGGTCTAGCTTTATTAACCTTTAGCTCTCGACTCATCCACTCAGCACCGTCTAGGGCTTCGATAGCCGCATCCTCTTGGGTTTCGTTTTCCATTTCTACGAATGCAAAACCACGCATACGACCGGTTTCTCTATCAGTGGGAATATGAACCCTTGTTACTGTACCATATTCTGCAAAGACCTCATTGAGATCATCTTTGCTTACACTATAGGAAAGATTTCCTACATATATCGACATCGATTGACGAACTCCTTAAATTGTTTAAATTGTAGAGAGCAAAGATGTTATTAATGAAGCCTATCAATAAATACGAAACTATGTAACTGTAAATACTGAGTAAAATCTTATCACTAAATCTTGATTCCCTATGGTTTAGTATAACACCAAAAACAAAATTAACCATCCCCAATTTTCTTAAGATGGCAAGAATCGATCTAGGGCAGCTTTGAGGGCTTCTATCTCCATATCAATGGTACCATCTTCCGCTGCACGGGTAATACATTCGCTCAAATGTTCATCTAAAATGATTCTGGCTACCCTATCAAGGGCGCCCCTAATGGCAGCAATTTGAATAAGGATTTCAGGGCAGTCTCGATGTTCATTAATCATAGTCTTTATCCCCCTGACGTGACCTTCGATGCGTGATAGACGATTAATGACTTTGCGTCGAGATTCTTCGCTGT of Cyanobacterium sp. HL-69 contains these proteins:
- a CDS encoding RNA-binding protein; the encoded protein is MSIYVGNLSYSVSKDDLNEVFAEYGTVTRVHIPTDRETGRMRGFAFVEMENETQEDAAIEALDGAEWMSRELKVNKARPRENNKDSFRGGGGRRNGDRF